The genome window CGCTGGGTCGACGTGATGGCGCAGCAGACGCATGGCATCCACGGCGCCCTCCCCCACCAGCACGACGCCGTCGACGAGGCCAACCGCGCCGCCTTCGAGGAGTGCTTCCGTATCATCAAGCAGGCGTGGACCGCGGACCTGCTGTCCTACGAGGGCCGCTACTGGCGCGTCCCGCCGGGCGCCACGCCGTGGGACCTGGAATCCACGCGGCGCTACGGCGCGGGCGTGGTGGACGGCATCGTGCGCGCCGTCGGCGTCGTGCCGAAGCCGCTCCAGCAGCCCCACCCGCCGCTCTTCCAGCCCTTCGCGTCCTCGGAGCGCAGCATTCGCTGGTGCGCGGCGGAGGGCGTGACGGCGATCCTCCCGCCGCTCCACCCCGCGCTCGAGGAGCGGCTCGTGCGCCTCTACGCCGAAGTCTCGGGGAAGCCGCTCGGCGAGGGCGTCGGCGTGCTGCGCGACGTGGTCGTCGCGGAGACGGACGACGAGGCGATGGCGCTCTGGGCGGACAGCGGGCTTTTCTGCGGGCGCGAGTGGTTCGAGCCGTTCGGGTTCTCGAAGGGTCTCGTCGACCCGGCGACGGGCGAGGCGCCGAGCCTGTTCGACACCGGACTCGCGCTGGTCGGGTCCGTCGACACCGTCAGGCGGCAGCTCGAGCGCCTGCGCGGGCGGCTGCCAGTCAGGTGGCTCTTCGCATGGACCTACAACGGGCTCATCCCGCACGCGCAGCTCATGCGGTCGATCGAGCTGTTCGCGACGCGGGTGCTGCCACGCGCGGCCGGCGCCGGGTGAGCCTCGGCGAGCCCCAGCGACTACCGCTCGAGGAGCCGCTCCGCGAGCCGCTCGACGACCGCATCCGCCACCCCCGCCACCCGGGCATAACCGCGCATCGACCCGTAGCGCTCCCGGATGCGGGCGAGGAAGGCGACCATCGTCTCGGCCTCGGCGTGCAGCGTGTCGGGCGGCAGCGCGGCGAGCATGGTCTGGTAGCCCTCGGCCGCCATCAAGCGGTCGATGATCGCGTCGAGGTTCTCCCGTGTGGCCGCGTAGTCGGCGACGATCACCTCGTCGCGCACGCCGAGCAGCCCGAGCAGCACGGCCGACACGACCCCGGTGCGATCCTTCCCCGCCGCGCAGTGGTAGACGACGGGCC of Deltaproteobacteria bacterium contains these proteins:
- a CDS encoding LLM class flavin-dependent oxidoreductase, translated to MKVSLFYLPSIGSRAEIERGLAGLRRDLYQRMLAELSAQAQLADALGYDSISFTEHHFHVEGFELSNNPVLLDLFVGMQTRRIRVGQLGIVLPAENPIRVAENVAMLDHMTGGRANAGFARGYQRRWVDVMAQQTHGIHGALPHQHDAVDEANRAAFEECFRIIKQAWTADLLSYEGRYWRVPPGATPWDLESTRRYGAGVVDGIVRAVGVVPKPLQQPHPPLFQPFASSERSIRWCAAEGVTAILPPLHPALEERLVRLYAEVSGKPLGEGVGVLRDVVVAETDDEAMALWADSGLFCGREWFEPFGFSKGLVDPATGEAPSLFDTGLALVGSVDTVRRQLERLRGRLPVRWLFAWTYNGLIPHAQLMRSIELFATRVLPRAAGAG